In Symphalangus syndactylus isolate Jambi chromosome 14, NHGRI_mSymSyn1-v2.1_pri, whole genome shotgun sequence, one DNA window encodes the following:
- the GPS1 gene encoding COP9 signalosome complex subunit 1 isoform X1 yields the protein MPLPVQVFNLQPASSVSGSGGAESQDRMRDSSAPSSASSSVTDLYCTPHSSRSDLVLPGTAGDFSLSASLSACTLLYEGAVEPMQIDVDPQEDPQNAPDVNYVVENPSLDLEQYAASYSGLMRIERLQFIADHCPTLRVEALKMALSFVQRTFNVDMYEEIHRKLSEATRSSLRELQNAPDAIPESGVEPPPLDTAWVEATRKKALLKLEKLDTDLKNYKGNSIKESIRRGHDDLGDHYLDCGDLSNALKCYSRARDYCTSAKHVINMCLNVIKVSVYLQNWSHVLSYVSKAESTPEIAEQRGERDSQTQAILTKLKCAAGLAELAARKYKQAAKCLLLASFDHCDFPELLSPSNVAIYGGLCALATFDRQELQRNVISSSSFKLFLELEPQVRDIIFKFYESKYASCLKMLDEMKDNLLLDMYLAPHVRTLYTQIRNRALIQYFSPYVSADMHRMAAAFNTTVAALEDELTQLILEGLISARVDSHSKILYARDVDQRSTTFEKSLLMGKEFQRRAKAMMLRAAVLRNQIHVKSPPREGSQGELTPANSQSRMSTNM from the exons ATGCCGCTGCCGGTTCAGGTGTTTAACTTGCAG CCAGCCAGCTCTGTGTCAGGGTCGGGGGGTGCAGAAAGTCAGGACAGAATGAGGGATAGCTCGGCCCCCAGCTCGGCCTCCTCGTCAGTGACAGATCTGTACTGCACCCCTCACAGCAGTAGGTCAGACCTCGTCCTGCCCGGCACGGCCGGGGACTTCAGCCTGAGCGCCAGCCTGTCGGCCTGTACGCTGCTCTACGAG GGGGCCGTGGAGCCCATGCAGATCGACGTGGACCCCCAGGAAGACCCGCAGAATGCACCCGACGTCAACTACGTGGTGGAGAACCCCAGCCTG GATCTGGAGCAGTATGCGGCCAGCTACAGCGGCCTGATGCGCATCGAACGGCTGCAGTTCATTGCTGATCACTGCCCCACGCTGCGGGTGGAGGCCCTGAAGATGGCGCTCTCCTTCGTGCAGAGAACCTTTAATGTGGACATGTACGAGGAGATCCACCGCAAGCTCTCAGAGGCCACCAG GTCCTCTCTCAGGGAGCTGCAGAACGCACCCGACGCCATCCCTGAGAGCGGCGTGGAGCCCCCACCCCTGGACACGGCCTGGGTGGAGGCCACGCGGAAGAAGGCCCTGCTGAAGCTGGAGAAGCTGGACACAGACCTGAAGAACTACAAGGGCAACTCCATCAAGGAGAGCATCCGGCGCGGTCACGACGACCTGGGCGACCACTACCTGGACTGTGGGGACCTCAGCAACGCCCTCAAGTGCTACTCCCGGGCCCGGGACTACTGCACCAGCGCCAAACACGTCATCAACATGTGCCTCAATGTCATCAAG GTCAGCGTCTACTTGCAGAATTGGTCTCATGTGCTCAGCTATGTCAGCAAGGCTGAGTCCACCCCAGAGATTGCCGAG CAGCGAGGAGAGCGTGACAGCCAGACCCAGGCCATCCTCACCAAGCTCAAGTGTGCTGCAG GCTTGGCAGAGCTGGCCGCCAGGAAGTACAAGCAGGCTGCCAAGTGCCTCCTGCTGGCTTCCTTTGATCACTGTGACTTCCCTGAG CTGCTGTCCCCCAGCAACGTGGCCATCTACGGCGGCCTGTGCGCCTTGGCTACCTTTGACCGGCAGGAGCTGCAGCGCAATGTCATCTCCAGCAG CTCCTTCAAGTTGTTCTTGGAGCTGGAGCCACAGGTCCGAGACATCATTTTCAAATTCTACGAGTCCAAGTACGCCTCATGTCTCAAGATGCTGGACGAGATGAAG GACAACCTGCTCCTGGACATGTATCTGGCCCCCCATGTCAGGACCCTATACACCCAGATTCGCAACCGTGCCCTCATCCAG TATTTCAGCCCCTACGTGTCAGCCGACATGCATAGGATGGCAGCAGCCTTCAACACCACGGTGGCTGCCCTGGAGGATGAGCTGACGCAGCTAATACTGGAGGGGCTGATCAGTGCCCGTGTGGACTCACACAGCAAG ATCCTGTATGCCCGGGACGTGGATCAGCGCAGCACTACCTTTGAGAAGTCTCTGTTGATGGGCAAGGAGTTCCAGCGCCGCGCCAAGGCCATGATGCTGCGGGCAGCTGTGCTGCGCAACCAGATCCATGTCAAG TCCCCGCCCAGAGAAGGGAGCCAGGGGGAGCTgactccagccaacagccagtcCCGGATGAGCACTAACATGTGA
- the GPS1 gene encoding COP9 signalosome complex subunit 1 isoform X3 — translation MPLPVQVFNLQQPASSVSGSGGAESQDRMRDSSAPSSASSSVTDLYCTPHSSRSDLVLPGTAGDFSLSASLSACTLLYEGAVEPMQIDVDPQEDPQNAPDVNYVVENPSLDLEQYAASYSGLMRIERLQFIADHCPTLRVEALKMALSFVQRTFNVDMYEEIHRKLSEATRELQNAPDAIPESGVEPPPLDTAWVEATRKKALLKLEKLDTDLKNYKGNSIKESIRRGHDDLGDHYLDCGDLSNALKCYSRARDYCTSAKHVINMCLNVIKVSVYLQNWSHVLSYVSKAESTPEIAEQRGERDSQTQAILTKLKCAAGLAELAARKYKQAAKCLLLASFDHCDFPELLSPSNVAIYGGLCALATFDRQELQRNVISSSSFKLFLELEPQVRDIIFKFYESKYASCLKMLDEMKDNLLLDMYLAPHVRTLYTQIRNRALIQYFSPYVSADMHRMAAAFNTTVAALEDELTQLILEGLISARVDSHSKILYARDVDQRSTTFEKSLLMGKEFQRRAKAMMLRAAVLRNQIHVKSPPREGSQGELTPANSQSRMSTNM, via the exons ATGCCGCTGCCGGTTCAGGTGTTTAACTTGCAG CAGCCAGCCAGCTCTGTGTCAGGGTCGGGGGGTGCAGAAAGTCAGGACAGAATGAGGGATAGCTCGGCCCCCAGCTCGGCCTCCTCGTCAGTGACAGATCTGTACTGCACCCCTCACAGCAGTAGGTCAGACCTCGTCCTGCCCGGCACGGCCGGGGACTTCAGCCTGAGCGCCAGCCTGTCGGCCTGTACGCTGCTCTACGAG GGGGCCGTGGAGCCCATGCAGATCGACGTGGACCCCCAGGAAGACCCGCAGAATGCACCCGACGTCAACTACGTGGTGGAGAACCCCAGCCTG GATCTGGAGCAGTATGCGGCCAGCTACAGCGGCCTGATGCGCATCGAACGGCTGCAGTTCATTGCTGATCACTGCCCCACGCTGCGGGTGGAGGCCCTGAAGATGGCGCTCTCCTTCGTGCAGAGAACCTTTAATGTGGACATGTACGAGGAGATCCACCGCAAGCTCTCAGAGGCCACCAG GGAGCTGCAGAACGCACCCGACGCCATCCCTGAGAGCGGCGTGGAGCCCCCACCCCTGGACACGGCCTGGGTGGAGGCCACGCGGAAGAAGGCCCTGCTGAAGCTGGAGAAGCTGGACACAGACCTGAAGAACTACAAGGGCAACTCCATCAAGGAGAGCATCCGGCGCGGTCACGACGACCTGGGCGACCACTACCTGGACTGTGGGGACCTCAGCAACGCCCTCAAGTGCTACTCCCGGGCCCGGGACTACTGCACCAGCGCCAAACACGTCATCAACATGTGCCTCAATGTCATCAAG GTCAGCGTCTACTTGCAGAATTGGTCTCATGTGCTCAGCTATGTCAGCAAGGCTGAGTCCACCCCAGAGATTGCCGAG CAGCGAGGAGAGCGTGACAGCCAGACCCAGGCCATCCTCACCAAGCTCAAGTGTGCTGCAG GCTTGGCAGAGCTGGCCGCCAGGAAGTACAAGCAGGCTGCCAAGTGCCTCCTGCTGGCTTCCTTTGATCACTGTGACTTCCCTGAG CTGCTGTCCCCCAGCAACGTGGCCATCTACGGCGGCCTGTGCGCCTTGGCTACCTTTGACCGGCAGGAGCTGCAGCGCAATGTCATCTCCAGCAG CTCCTTCAAGTTGTTCTTGGAGCTGGAGCCACAGGTCCGAGACATCATTTTCAAATTCTACGAGTCCAAGTACGCCTCATGTCTCAAGATGCTGGACGAGATGAAG GACAACCTGCTCCTGGACATGTATCTGGCCCCCCATGTCAGGACCCTATACACCCAGATTCGCAACCGTGCCCTCATCCAG TATTTCAGCCCCTACGTGTCAGCCGACATGCATAGGATGGCAGCAGCCTTCAACACCACGGTGGCTGCCCTGGAGGATGAGCTGACGCAGCTAATACTGGAGGGGCTGATCAGTGCCCGTGTGGACTCACACAGCAAG ATCCTGTATGCCCGGGACGTGGATCAGCGCAGCACTACCTTTGAGAAGTCTCTGTTGATGGGCAAGGAGTTCCAGCGCCGCGCCAAGGCCATGATGCTGCGGGCAGCTGTGCTGCGCAACCAGATCCATGTCAAG TCCCCGCCCAGAGAAGGGAGCCAGGGGGAGCTgactccagccaacagccagtcCCGGATGAGCACTAACATGTGA
- the GPS1 gene encoding COP9 signalosome complex subunit 1 isoform X4, whose translation MPLPVQVFNLQPASSVSGSGGAESQDRMRDSSAPSSASSSVTDLYCTPHSSRSDLVLPGTAGDFSLSASLSACTLLYEGAVEPMQIDVDPQEDPQNAPDVNYVVENPSLDLEQYAASYSGLMRIERLQFIADHCPTLRVEALKMALSFVQRTFNVDMYEEIHRKLSEATRELQNAPDAIPESGVEPPPLDTAWVEATRKKALLKLEKLDTDLKNYKGNSIKESIRRGHDDLGDHYLDCGDLSNALKCYSRARDYCTSAKHVINMCLNVIKVSVYLQNWSHVLSYVSKAESTPEIAEQRGERDSQTQAILTKLKCAAGLAELAARKYKQAAKCLLLASFDHCDFPELLSPSNVAIYGGLCALATFDRQELQRNVISSSSFKLFLELEPQVRDIIFKFYESKYASCLKMLDEMKDNLLLDMYLAPHVRTLYTQIRNRALIQYFSPYVSADMHRMAAAFNTTVAALEDELTQLILEGLISARVDSHSKILYARDVDQRSTTFEKSLLMGKEFQRRAKAMMLRAAVLRNQIHVKSPPREGSQGELTPANSQSRMSTNM comes from the exons ATGCCGCTGCCGGTTCAGGTGTTTAACTTGCAG CCAGCCAGCTCTGTGTCAGGGTCGGGGGGTGCAGAAAGTCAGGACAGAATGAGGGATAGCTCGGCCCCCAGCTCGGCCTCCTCGTCAGTGACAGATCTGTACTGCACCCCTCACAGCAGTAGGTCAGACCTCGTCCTGCCCGGCACGGCCGGGGACTTCAGCCTGAGCGCCAGCCTGTCGGCCTGTACGCTGCTCTACGAG GGGGCCGTGGAGCCCATGCAGATCGACGTGGACCCCCAGGAAGACCCGCAGAATGCACCCGACGTCAACTACGTGGTGGAGAACCCCAGCCTG GATCTGGAGCAGTATGCGGCCAGCTACAGCGGCCTGATGCGCATCGAACGGCTGCAGTTCATTGCTGATCACTGCCCCACGCTGCGGGTGGAGGCCCTGAAGATGGCGCTCTCCTTCGTGCAGAGAACCTTTAATGTGGACATGTACGAGGAGATCCACCGCAAGCTCTCAGAGGCCACCAG GGAGCTGCAGAACGCACCCGACGCCATCCCTGAGAGCGGCGTGGAGCCCCCACCCCTGGACACGGCCTGGGTGGAGGCCACGCGGAAGAAGGCCCTGCTGAAGCTGGAGAAGCTGGACACAGACCTGAAGAACTACAAGGGCAACTCCATCAAGGAGAGCATCCGGCGCGGTCACGACGACCTGGGCGACCACTACCTGGACTGTGGGGACCTCAGCAACGCCCTCAAGTGCTACTCCCGGGCCCGGGACTACTGCACCAGCGCCAAACACGTCATCAACATGTGCCTCAATGTCATCAAG GTCAGCGTCTACTTGCAGAATTGGTCTCATGTGCTCAGCTATGTCAGCAAGGCTGAGTCCACCCCAGAGATTGCCGAG CAGCGAGGAGAGCGTGACAGCCAGACCCAGGCCATCCTCACCAAGCTCAAGTGTGCTGCAG GCTTGGCAGAGCTGGCCGCCAGGAAGTACAAGCAGGCTGCCAAGTGCCTCCTGCTGGCTTCCTTTGATCACTGTGACTTCCCTGAG CTGCTGTCCCCCAGCAACGTGGCCATCTACGGCGGCCTGTGCGCCTTGGCTACCTTTGACCGGCAGGAGCTGCAGCGCAATGTCATCTCCAGCAG CTCCTTCAAGTTGTTCTTGGAGCTGGAGCCACAGGTCCGAGACATCATTTTCAAATTCTACGAGTCCAAGTACGCCTCATGTCTCAAGATGCTGGACGAGATGAAG GACAACCTGCTCCTGGACATGTATCTGGCCCCCCATGTCAGGACCCTATACACCCAGATTCGCAACCGTGCCCTCATCCAG TATTTCAGCCCCTACGTGTCAGCCGACATGCATAGGATGGCAGCAGCCTTCAACACCACGGTGGCTGCCCTGGAGGATGAGCTGACGCAGCTAATACTGGAGGGGCTGATCAGTGCCCGTGTGGACTCACACAGCAAG ATCCTGTATGCCCGGGACGTGGATCAGCGCAGCACTACCTTTGAGAAGTCTCTGTTGATGGGCAAGGAGTTCCAGCGCCGCGCCAAGGCCATGATGCTGCGGGCAGCTGTGCTGCGCAACCAGATCCATGTCAAG TCCCCGCCCAGAGAAGGGAGCCAGGGGGAGCTgactccagccaacagccagtcCCGGATGAGCACTAACATGTGA
- the GPS1 gene encoding COP9 signalosome complex subunit 1 isoform X13 — protein MPLPVQVFNLQGAVEPMQIDVDPQEDPQNAPDVNYVVENPSLDLEQYAASYSGLMRIERLQFIADHCPTLRVEALKMALSFVQRTFNVDMYEEIHRKLSEATRSSLRELQNAPDAIPESGVEPPPLDTAWVEATRKKALLKLEKLDTDLKNYKGNSIKESIRRGHDDLGDHYLDCGDLSNALKCYSRARDYCTSAKHVINMCLNVIKVSVYLQNWSHVLSYVSKAESTPEIAEQRGERDSQTQAILTKLKCAAGLAELAARKYKQAAKCLLLASFDHCDFPELLSPSNVAIYGGLCALATFDRQELQRNVISSSSFKLFLELEPQVRDIIFKFYESKYASCLKMLDEMKYFSPYVSADMHRMAAAFNTTVAALEDELTQLILEGLISARVDSHSKILYARDVDQRSTTFEKSLLMGKEFQRRAKAMMLRAAVLRNQIHVKSPPREGSQGELTPANSQSRMSTNM, from the exons ATGCCGCTGCCGGTTCAGGTGTTTAACTTGCAG GGGGCCGTGGAGCCCATGCAGATCGACGTGGACCCCCAGGAAGACCCGCAGAATGCACCCGACGTCAACTACGTGGTGGAGAACCCCAGCCTG GATCTGGAGCAGTATGCGGCCAGCTACAGCGGCCTGATGCGCATCGAACGGCTGCAGTTCATTGCTGATCACTGCCCCACGCTGCGGGTGGAGGCCCTGAAGATGGCGCTCTCCTTCGTGCAGAGAACCTTTAATGTGGACATGTACGAGGAGATCCACCGCAAGCTCTCAGAGGCCACCAG GTCCTCTCTCAGGGAGCTGCAGAACGCACCCGACGCCATCCCTGAGAGCGGCGTGGAGCCCCCACCCCTGGACACGGCCTGGGTGGAGGCCACGCGGAAGAAGGCCCTGCTGAAGCTGGAGAAGCTGGACACAGACCTGAAGAACTACAAGGGCAACTCCATCAAGGAGAGCATCCGGCGCGGTCACGACGACCTGGGCGACCACTACCTGGACTGTGGGGACCTCAGCAACGCCCTCAAGTGCTACTCCCGGGCCCGGGACTACTGCACCAGCGCCAAACACGTCATCAACATGTGCCTCAATGTCATCAAG GTCAGCGTCTACTTGCAGAATTGGTCTCATGTGCTCAGCTATGTCAGCAAGGCTGAGTCCACCCCAGAGATTGCCGAG CAGCGAGGAGAGCGTGACAGCCAGACCCAGGCCATCCTCACCAAGCTCAAGTGTGCTGCAG GCTTGGCAGAGCTGGCCGCCAGGAAGTACAAGCAGGCTGCCAAGTGCCTCCTGCTGGCTTCCTTTGATCACTGTGACTTCCCTGAG CTGCTGTCCCCCAGCAACGTGGCCATCTACGGCGGCCTGTGCGCCTTGGCTACCTTTGACCGGCAGGAGCTGCAGCGCAATGTCATCTCCAGCAG CTCCTTCAAGTTGTTCTTGGAGCTGGAGCCACAGGTCCGAGACATCATTTTCAAATTCTACGAGTCCAAGTACGCCTCATGTCTCAAGATGCTGGACGAGATGAAG TATTTCAGCCCCTACGTGTCAGCCGACATGCATAGGATGGCAGCAGCCTTCAACACCACGGTGGCTGCCCTGGAGGATGAGCTGACGCAGCTAATACTGGAGGGGCTGATCAGTGCCCGTGTGGACTCACACAGCAAG ATCCTGTATGCCCGGGACGTGGATCAGCGCAGCACTACCTTTGAGAAGTCTCTGTTGATGGGCAAGGAGTTCCAGCGCCGCGCCAAGGCCATGATGCTGCGGGCAGCTGTGCTGCGCAACCAGATCCATGTCAAG TCCCCGCCCAGAGAAGGGAGCCAGGGGGAGCTgactccagccaacagccagtcCCGGATGAGCACTAACATGTGA
- the GPS1 gene encoding COP9 signalosome complex subunit 1 isoform X7, translated as MPLPVQVFNLQGAVEPMQIDVDPQEDPQNAPDVNYVVENPSLDLEQYAASYSGLMRIERLQFIADHCPTLRVEALKMALSFVQRTFNVDMYEEIHRKLSEATRSSLRELQNAPDAIPESGVEPPPLDTAWVEATRKKALLKLEKLDTDLKNYKGNSIKESIRRGHDDLGDHYLDCGDLSNALKCYSRARDYCTSAKHVINMCLNVIKVSVYLQNWSHVLSYVSKAESTPEIAERGERDSQTQAILTKLKCAAGLAELAARKYKQAAKCLLLASFDHCDFPELLSPSNVAIYGGLCALATFDRQELQRNVISSSSFKLFLELEPQVRDIIFKFYESKYASCLKMLDEMKDNLLLDMYLAPHVRTLYTQIRNRALIQYFSPYVSADMHRMAAAFNTTVAALEDELTQLILEGLISARVDSHSKILYARDVDQRSTTFEKSLLMGKEFQRRAKAMMLRAAVLRNQIHVKSPPREGSQGELTPANSQSRMSTNM; from the exons ATGCCGCTGCCGGTTCAGGTGTTTAACTTGCAG GGGGCCGTGGAGCCCATGCAGATCGACGTGGACCCCCAGGAAGACCCGCAGAATGCACCCGACGTCAACTACGTGGTGGAGAACCCCAGCCTG GATCTGGAGCAGTATGCGGCCAGCTACAGCGGCCTGATGCGCATCGAACGGCTGCAGTTCATTGCTGATCACTGCCCCACGCTGCGGGTGGAGGCCCTGAAGATGGCGCTCTCCTTCGTGCAGAGAACCTTTAATGTGGACATGTACGAGGAGATCCACCGCAAGCTCTCAGAGGCCACCAG GTCCTCTCTCAGGGAGCTGCAGAACGCACCCGACGCCATCCCTGAGAGCGGCGTGGAGCCCCCACCCCTGGACACGGCCTGGGTGGAGGCCACGCGGAAGAAGGCCCTGCTGAAGCTGGAGAAGCTGGACACAGACCTGAAGAACTACAAGGGCAACTCCATCAAGGAGAGCATCCGGCGCGGTCACGACGACCTGGGCGACCACTACCTGGACTGTGGGGACCTCAGCAACGCCCTCAAGTGCTACTCCCGGGCCCGGGACTACTGCACCAGCGCCAAACACGTCATCAACATGTGCCTCAATGTCATCAAG GTCAGCGTCTACTTGCAGAATTGGTCTCATGTGCTCAGCTATGTCAGCAAGGCTGAGTCCACCCCAGAGATTGCCGAG CGAGGAGAGCGTGACAGCCAGACCCAGGCCATCCTCACCAAGCTCAAGTGTGCTGCAG GCTTGGCAGAGCTGGCCGCCAGGAAGTACAAGCAGGCTGCCAAGTGCCTCCTGCTGGCTTCCTTTGATCACTGTGACTTCCCTGAG CTGCTGTCCCCCAGCAACGTGGCCATCTACGGCGGCCTGTGCGCCTTGGCTACCTTTGACCGGCAGGAGCTGCAGCGCAATGTCATCTCCAGCAG CTCCTTCAAGTTGTTCTTGGAGCTGGAGCCACAGGTCCGAGACATCATTTTCAAATTCTACGAGTCCAAGTACGCCTCATGTCTCAAGATGCTGGACGAGATGAAG GACAACCTGCTCCTGGACATGTATCTGGCCCCCCATGTCAGGACCCTATACACCCAGATTCGCAACCGTGCCCTCATCCAG TATTTCAGCCCCTACGTGTCAGCCGACATGCATAGGATGGCAGCAGCCTTCAACACCACGGTGGCTGCCCTGGAGGATGAGCTGACGCAGCTAATACTGGAGGGGCTGATCAGTGCCCGTGTGGACTCACACAGCAAG ATCCTGTATGCCCGGGACGTGGATCAGCGCAGCACTACCTTTGAGAAGTCTCTGTTGATGGGCAAGGAGTTCCAGCGCCGCGCCAAGGCCATGATGCTGCGGGCAGCTGTGCTGCGCAACCAGATCCATGTCAAG TCCCCGCCCAGAGAAGGGAGCCAGGGGGAGCTgactccagccaacagccagtcCCGGATGAGCACTAACATGTGA
- the GPS1 gene encoding COP9 signalosome complex subunit 1 isoform X14 translates to MPLPVQVFNLQGAVEPMQIDVDPQEDPQNAPDVNYVVENPSLDLEQYAASYSGLMRIERLQFIADHCPTLRVEALKMALSFVQRTFNVDMYEEIHRKLSEATRELQNAPDAIPESGVEPPPLDTAWVEATRKKALLKLEKLDTDLKNYKGNSIKESIRRGHDDLGDHYLDCGDLSNALKCYSRARDYCTSAKHVINMCLNVIKVSVYLQNWSHVLSYVSKAESTPEIAEQRGERDSQTQAILTKLKCAAGLAELAARKYKQAAKCLLLASFDHCDFPELLSPSNVAIYGGLCALATFDRQELQRNVISSSSFKLFLELEPQVRDIIFKFYESKYASCLKMLDEMKYFSPYVSADMHRMAAAFNTTVAALEDELTQLILEGLISARVDSHSKILYARDVDQRSTTFEKSLLMGKEFQRRAKAMMLRAAVLRNQIHVKSPPREGSQGELTPANSQSRMSTNM, encoded by the exons ATGCCGCTGCCGGTTCAGGTGTTTAACTTGCAG GGGGCCGTGGAGCCCATGCAGATCGACGTGGACCCCCAGGAAGACCCGCAGAATGCACCCGACGTCAACTACGTGGTGGAGAACCCCAGCCTG GATCTGGAGCAGTATGCGGCCAGCTACAGCGGCCTGATGCGCATCGAACGGCTGCAGTTCATTGCTGATCACTGCCCCACGCTGCGGGTGGAGGCCCTGAAGATGGCGCTCTCCTTCGTGCAGAGAACCTTTAATGTGGACATGTACGAGGAGATCCACCGCAAGCTCTCAGAGGCCACCAG GGAGCTGCAGAACGCACCCGACGCCATCCCTGAGAGCGGCGTGGAGCCCCCACCCCTGGACACGGCCTGGGTGGAGGCCACGCGGAAGAAGGCCCTGCTGAAGCTGGAGAAGCTGGACACAGACCTGAAGAACTACAAGGGCAACTCCATCAAGGAGAGCATCCGGCGCGGTCACGACGACCTGGGCGACCACTACCTGGACTGTGGGGACCTCAGCAACGCCCTCAAGTGCTACTCCCGGGCCCGGGACTACTGCACCAGCGCCAAACACGTCATCAACATGTGCCTCAATGTCATCAAG GTCAGCGTCTACTTGCAGAATTGGTCTCATGTGCTCAGCTATGTCAGCAAGGCTGAGTCCACCCCAGAGATTGCCGAG CAGCGAGGAGAGCGTGACAGCCAGACCCAGGCCATCCTCACCAAGCTCAAGTGTGCTGCAG GCTTGGCAGAGCTGGCCGCCAGGAAGTACAAGCAGGCTGCCAAGTGCCTCCTGCTGGCTTCCTTTGATCACTGTGACTTCCCTGAG CTGCTGTCCCCCAGCAACGTGGCCATCTACGGCGGCCTGTGCGCCTTGGCTACCTTTGACCGGCAGGAGCTGCAGCGCAATGTCATCTCCAGCAG CTCCTTCAAGTTGTTCTTGGAGCTGGAGCCACAGGTCCGAGACATCATTTTCAAATTCTACGAGTCCAAGTACGCCTCATGTCTCAAGATGCTGGACGAGATGAAG TATTTCAGCCCCTACGTGTCAGCCGACATGCATAGGATGGCAGCAGCCTTCAACACCACGGTGGCTGCCCTGGAGGATGAGCTGACGCAGCTAATACTGGAGGGGCTGATCAGTGCCCGTGTGGACTCACACAGCAAG ATCCTGTATGCCCGGGACGTGGATCAGCGCAGCACTACCTTTGAGAAGTCTCTGTTGATGGGCAAGGAGTTCCAGCGCCGCGCCAAGGCCATGATGCTGCGGGCAGCTGTGCTGCGCAACCAGATCCATGTCAAG TCCCCGCCCAGAGAAGGGAGCCAGGGGGAGCTgactccagccaacagccagtcCCGGATGAGCACTAACATGTGA
- the GPS1 gene encoding COP9 signalosome complex subunit 1 isoform X8, with protein sequence MPLPVQVFNLQGAVEPMQIDVDPQEDPQNAPDVNYVVENPSLDLEQYAASYSGLMRIERLQFIADHCPTLRVEALKMALSFVQRTFNVDMYEEIHRKLSEATRELQNAPDAIPESGVEPPPLDTAWVEATRKKALLKLEKLDTDLKNYKGNSIKESIRRGHDDLGDHYLDCGDLSNALKCYSRARDYCTSAKHVINMCLNVIKVSVYLQNWSHVLSYVSKAESTPEIAERGERDSQTQAILTKLKCAAGLAELAARKYKQAAKCLLLASFDHCDFPELLSPSNVAIYGGLCALATFDRQELQRNVISSSSFKLFLELEPQVRDIIFKFYESKYASCLKMLDEMKDNLLLDMYLAPHVRTLYTQIRNRALIQYFSPYVSADMHRMAAAFNTTVAALEDELTQLILEGLISARVDSHSKILYARDVDQRSTTFEKSLLMGKEFQRRAKAMMLRAAVLRNQIHVKSPPREGSQGELTPANSQSRMSTNM encoded by the exons ATGCCGCTGCCGGTTCAGGTGTTTAACTTGCAG GGGGCCGTGGAGCCCATGCAGATCGACGTGGACCCCCAGGAAGACCCGCAGAATGCACCCGACGTCAACTACGTGGTGGAGAACCCCAGCCTG GATCTGGAGCAGTATGCGGCCAGCTACAGCGGCCTGATGCGCATCGAACGGCTGCAGTTCATTGCTGATCACTGCCCCACGCTGCGGGTGGAGGCCCTGAAGATGGCGCTCTCCTTCGTGCAGAGAACCTTTAATGTGGACATGTACGAGGAGATCCACCGCAAGCTCTCAGAGGCCACCAG GGAGCTGCAGAACGCACCCGACGCCATCCCTGAGAGCGGCGTGGAGCCCCCACCCCTGGACACGGCCTGGGTGGAGGCCACGCGGAAGAAGGCCCTGCTGAAGCTGGAGAAGCTGGACACAGACCTGAAGAACTACAAGGGCAACTCCATCAAGGAGAGCATCCGGCGCGGTCACGACGACCTGGGCGACCACTACCTGGACTGTGGGGACCTCAGCAACGCCCTCAAGTGCTACTCCCGGGCCCGGGACTACTGCACCAGCGCCAAACACGTCATCAACATGTGCCTCAATGTCATCAAG GTCAGCGTCTACTTGCAGAATTGGTCTCATGTGCTCAGCTATGTCAGCAAGGCTGAGTCCACCCCAGAGATTGCCGAG CGAGGAGAGCGTGACAGCCAGACCCAGGCCATCCTCACCAAGCTCAAGTGTGCTGCAG GCTTGGCAGAGCTGGCCGCCAGGAAGTACAAGCAGGCTGCCAAGTGCCTCCTGCTGGCTTCCTTTGATCACTGTGACTTCCCTGAG CTGCTGTCCCCCAGCAACGTGGCCATCTACGGCGGCCTGTGCGCCTTGGCTACCTTTGACCGGCAGGAGCTGCAGCGCAATGTCATCTCCAGCAG CTCCTTCAAGTTGTTCTTGGAGCTGGAGCCACAGGTCCGAGACATCATTTTCAAATTCTACGAGTCCAAGTACGCCTCATGTCTCAAGATGCTGGACGAGATGAAG GACAACCTGCTCCTGGACATGTATCTGGCCCCCCATGTCAGGACCCTATACACCCAGATTCGCAACCGTGCCCTCATCCAG TATTTCAGCCCCTACGTGTCAGCCGACATGCATAGGATGGCAGCAGCCTTCAACACCACGGTGGCTGCCCTGGAGGATGAGCTGACGCAGCTAATACTGGAGGGGCTGATCAGTGCCCGTGTGGACTCACACAGCAAG ATCCTGTATGCCCGGGACGTGGATCAGCGCAGCACTACCTTTGAGAAGTCTCTGTTGATGGGCAAGGAGTTCCAGCGCCGCGCCAAGGCCATGATGCTGCGGGCAGCTGTGCTGCGCAACCAGATCCATGTCAAG TCCCCGCCCAGAGAAGGGAGCCAGGGGGAGCTgactccagccaacagccagtcCCGGATGAGCACTAACATGTGA